The DNA region GAATTGAGCAAGACTTATCAGTCGTAATTTAGTTGAGGTTGAAATAATTCTTTTctaaaaaatctcaaataaatagCATTTCCCATTCAAGAGATTAACATTTAAAAAATATTCAAGGTTTTTTTGAGATAGATTTTATGTGAATGATGAACACTCTAAAAGTTGATTTTATGTGTTATAGATAAGACACAAAAAAGTGTAAAAATAACACTTTGATTCGAGTCAAAGAGAAAATGAGTGATTCGAATCTAGTGAGAGAATGCTTTGAATCAAAAAAAGAAGAAACTCATAACATAGCTAAATTGATTATTGACATTAGAATCATGAAAGACATGAGAGCAGCTAAACAGATTATTGACATTAGAATCATGCGTGACTGAAAGGAGAAGAAACATTGGATGTCACAGGAACATCTTATTGAAAGAATGTTGTAAAGATTCCAAACGGAAAGTTCTAAGGCGGTAAGCACTCCTCTTGCTACTCATTTGAAGTTTAGTTCTAATCAAAGTCCTTCAAGTGATGATGAAATGTTTTATATAAAAAGTGTTCCTTACGCGTCTATCGTGGGTAGTTTGATGTGTGCAATGGTGTGTAAAAGATCAAATATAACTCATGTTGTTGGTACAATCAATAGATATTTGTCAAATTCAGGTAGAGAGCATGGAATGTTGCAAAATGGATTTTAAGGTAACTTCGTGATACTACTTGTGTGAGGCTTTGTTTTGAAGGAGATAAGACTGCTCTAGAGGGGTACTCTGACTCTGGTATGTCTAGAGACATTAATTCTAAAAATTCCACTTTGCGCTACATGATTAAATTTGAAGGGGAAGTTGTGACTTGGTAGTCAAGATTGCAAAAGTGTGTAGCATTTTCTACTACAAATGCATAGTTCATTGCCATTACTAAAGCATGCAAAAAGTTACTATGGTTGAAGATATTTTTGTAGGAGTTTGGGTTTGTTCAAGACAAAtatgtgttatttgttgatagtGAAAATACTATTTATATTGGTAAGAATCCGACTTTTCAAAAGTTCAAACACATTAATGTGAGATATTATTAAATACATGATGTTTTGGATGTTAAGTTGTCAGAATTAGCTAAATTTCACATGAATGATAATAGTTTTAATGTGATGACTAAAACATTATCAAGAGGAAAATTTAAAGTTTATCGTGATATTGCCGGTATGGCAATTTCTTCCAAATAATTGTGAGGAGGAGATTTGTTGGATTTGTAACTTGAACTTCCTCCACATATGATGATTAAAATACTGATGTTctgcaatgtttttgtttgtttatatatttgttttttatccttatagatttaaaaaatttatatttaCTAGTTTATTTTTGAGAATTAATTTCCCATACATTCTCATATTTAAAAATATAGAATTATGAAATGAAAACAAGCCAACTGTGTTATGTTTTTTGGAATAAGAATGGGGCCAGCTTCCTGCAGAATAAAACCAAGTCAAGTGTTCACACCAGTATGAATCAAAGGAAACGATAAAGTAAAGATAGCGTAAGTAAATTGATGTTGTTATTTGAAAACGTTAAAAGTTGTCACATGCTTATGTTTGTCTGATATGACACGAAGACAGGAATACGTACACTCAAATAACATTTCTAAGGCATCAATATGCTGTGAATGTGCTAACAAAAGCTCAAGTTACAAATGTGAATGTGAGAAAGATTTCAAAATCCAAATTGGAATCTTCTTCTTACATGGTTTAGGTTTAAATGTGTACACTTGGACTTTAGGTTTCTTCCCTCTTTTTTTTGTATATATCCATCATCTAgtcgttatttttaaaatcttaATTCAAAATAAATAAGTCAATGAGTCAAACATGATGGCAGAGAATCATTGCTCACAGCTACAAAAAGTCTAATTCTCTTGACTCTTCACATGGTAAATTAAATTTCTTAAAATCTATTTTCATTTGTGAAGAAAAAACTTAAATCTGtatattataatattatatatCCTCATCACTGCTTCGACTCATAAATATATTATATTCAACAATGGCCAAACTATACTCTAACTGGCTCTATATTCTCTCTTTCTCACTCTATTTTTACTTCTTCACTTGCTTAGTTATGAGTACTAAAAAAAACATCACCACCGATGAATTTGCACTTCTTTCATTCAAATCATCTATTACTTTGGACCCTTATCATGTTCTTAGTAATTGGTCAATTTCCTCTAATTCTTCTACTTTCTCTTCATGCAATTGGGTTGGTGTTACTTGTGATGAACATCATGGAAGAGTAAATGCATTGAATCTTAGTAACATGGCCCTTCAAGGTACCATTTCTCCTCAGTTGGGAAATCTCTCTTTCCTTCTTGTTCTTGATCTACAAGGCAATGGTTTCCATGGTGAGTTACCACGAGAGTTACTTCATTTGAAGAGATTGAAGTGGTTGGATTTGAGTTACAATGATTTTGTTGGAGACATTCCTTTAAGGATAGGGGACTTATCAAAACTTCAATATTTGGATCTTGGATATAATAATATTGTTGGAGTTATTCCTCAATCTATATCCAATTTCTCAATGTTGGAGTATCTAAACTGGAAATCAAATTTCATTGAAGGAACTATTCCACATGTTATTGGTAAACTTGAAAGGTTGAGAATTTTGGATGTTAGAAATAACAAACTCTCTGGAATCATACCATCAACAATTTTCAACATGTCTTCGCTTCAAGAAATCCGTCTATCAAATAATTCTTTATCAGGTATGATATGTTCACCCCCATGATTTTAAATTACAGTTGCGTCTGCAATTGAAACAATCATTACGGTCGTTGTGATTCGTATTATGTTTAAAGAGTCGTCCTAAATATGTTTATTTTGTCTATATTGAACTAAAGGAGAAATTCCAAAAGGAATTGGTGATCTTCCACAGCTGATAACATTGAACCTTCAATATAATCTCCTCACCGGCAACATATTAATGTTGAACAACTCATCTTTGCAAATATTGGATCTTGGTTTCAATAATCTCTCTGGAATTCTTCCATCAAATGTTTGTCAAGGACTTCCAAATCTTAGATTACTCTATCTTTATGTTAATGATTTTTCTGGTAAGATGCCGAATGTATGGCGATATTGCAAAGAATTGGTAGATTTGGAGCTATCTTTCAATAATTTTGACAAAGGACCTATGCCAGCTGACATTGGAAACTTGACAAACCTTCAATCTTTGTATCTTACTAGCACCAACTTGGAAGGTAAGATAATTTTTCTAACACAATAAGTGTTTATTTATTAAGTGTTTATTGAATAATACTTTCATATTTTATATTACATATACAGGTGAAATTCCAGTCTCCCTCTTCAACATCTCTTCTTTGATAGAGATCAACCTTGATGGAAACCATTTAAATGGAACTCTTCCGGGCGAGATGTGTCTTCAACTTCCTCAACTTGAAAAATTTACTCTATTCGGTAATCGTTTGGAAGGAACCATTCCACGATCGATTGGCAATTGcacattgttgcaaatattaaCATTACAGGATAACTTTTTTTCAGGTAAATCCTCAAATTTCTATCTTCATTTTTTGGTtaagcatttcatgcatcattttaCTCTCATGCTTCATCTCATGATATGTGATTTTAGGTTTGATACCTATGGAGATTGGCAATCTCAATCAACTTCAGTTTCTTCAATTGGGAAATAACAGTTTGAGTGGATATGTTCCTTCAAATGTCTTCAACATTTCAAGATTGGAAAATCTTCATCTTGAACTAAATTCTCTCTCGGGTATGCTTCCATCAAATATGGGATTAGGCCTTCCAAACCTACAACAACTACACATGTATGGAAATAGGTTTGTTGGAAATATTCCAAATAGCATATCCAATGCCTCAAATCTCGTCATAATTGACTTGAGTTCGAATGAATTTAGCGGAGTTATACCCAACTCATTTGGAAATTTAAGAGACCTTGAATCACTCGTCATAGGTGGCAATAATTTGACAATAGACGAGTCTCTTGAATTCAACTTCTTAACTTCGCTGACAATAGGGGTGTTCGTGGTTCATGAACTGAACTGAACCAAACCACATTTATAGTTCAGTTCAGTTTATAATAACCATTTTACAAAAAATGCAGTTAATTGTTAAAATGGTTTCAATTCAGTTTAAAATTACTTTATAACCGGTTTGTATTTATAAACTAGTTTATAATCAGTTTGCAATTATAAACCAATTTTATAATTTGAActgttttaaaatcaatttttttaatttcataaaaaataattaatttaaaaaaaaatgaaaatatttatttttttaaaaaaacttttatttataaaaattatttaaaatttttatttttttgaaaaaaaatctgAATAGATATTTCGAAAATTTCAtggaaaaaaaatattttaattttaatttttcgGGGAAAAAAATTCAGAATAAATTTTTTTCGAATTTTATTTTgggaaaaataaataaaaattattttatttttgtatttcATAAAATTTGGGAAAAAATTTCActataaaaataattttattctgaaatttttatttttcaaaaaaaaatattttttcagaatttttttattttggaaaacaataattttttatttttttgaaaaaaaaaatatttcaaattaaattatatttttttaatgaataaaaaaaattattttcagaaaaaaattattttttattttatggaatacaaaatattttattttcagatttttttctaaaaaaactatatttttttataattttattttaatttttaataaaatatttttaatttttcataattataaatatttttaatttctattttttttcactctcaataatttttcttttttttattaaaaaaattataactAAAGCAGTTTATAAAAGAAAACTAATTATGAACCGGTTTTAAACTGAATTATAATTGGTTAATTTAAATGGTTCAGTTCATTAACCATTCAAGTGGTTTAGTTATTTTATGGTTCAATGCAATTCAGTTTAGACATATAATTTGGTTAACCATATTTTTGCACACCCCTAGCTGACAAGTTGCAGAAACTTGAAACATCTTGAAATTTCAGAGAATACTTTGCCATTAAAACTTCCCAAGTCCATTGGAAACCTATCTTTAGAACACCTTTGGGCAAATTCTTGTGGAATTAAAGGAAACATTCCACTAGAAATCGGAAACATGAGCAACTTGGTTCGATTATCTCTGAGTAAGAATGATTTAATTGGACAAATCCCTAGTACAATTAAAGAGTTACAGAAACTTCAATCTTTAGGCCTTGACTACAATGGACTTGAAGGATCTATAATTGATGAGCTTTGTGAAATTAGGAGTTTGAGTGAGTTGAATTTAACAAGTAACAAGTTTTTTGGAGTGTTACCAACATGTTTGGGAAATATGACTTCTCTTAGAAAGTTTCACATTGGATCTAACAGGTTATCCTCTTCAATACCTTCCTCCTTTTGGAATCTCAAAGATATTTTAGAGGTAAACTTATCCTCTAATGCTTTAATTGGAAATCTTCCATTTGAGATTAAGAATTTGAGAGCTCTTGTGCTATTAGATTTGTCAGAAAATCAAATTTCAAACAACATTCCAACAACCATAAGTTTCTTGACAACTCTAGAAACTCTCTCCTTAGCAAATAACAAATTGGAAGGACTTATTCCAAAATCACTTGGTGAAATGGTAAGTTTGAGCTTCTTGGACTTGTCTCACAATCATATAACCGGTATGATCCCGAAATCTTTGGAGTCACTATCTTATCTTAAATACATGAATGTTTCATACAACAGATTGCAAGGAGAGATTCCGAATGGAGGACCTTTCAAGAAGTTTACATCTCAATCTTTCATGAGTAATGAAGCACTTTGTGGTAGTACTCACTTTCAAGTACCTCCATGTGATGAAAAAATTAGGAAAAAGTCAATGAAAAAGATGATATTAATCATATGCATATCATCCATAATTGTTGTGTTAGGCCTTGTGGCTATTGCATGCATAATAGTTCAAATGTTCAAAAGGAAAAAAGTTGAAAATCCAGTTGAAAGAGATTTATCAACTAATTTAGGGGTTTCAAAAAGGATCTCCTATAATGAACTTGTGCAAGCAACTGA from Lathyrus oleraceus cultivar Zhongwan6 chromosome 1, CAAS_Psat_ZW6_1.0, whole genome shotgun sequence includes:
- the LOC127080706 gene encoding probable LRR receptor-like serine/threonine-protein kinase At3g47570, whose product is MAKLYSNWLYILSFSLYFYFFTCLVMSTKKNITTDEFALLSFKSSITLDPYHVLSNWSISSNSSTFSSCNWVGVTCDEHHGRVNALNLSNMALQGTISPQLGNLSFLLVLDLQGNGFHGELPRELLHLKRLKWLDLSYNDFVGDIPLRIGDLSKLQYLDLGYNNIVGVIPQSISNFSMLEYLNWKSNFIEGTIPHVIGKLERLRILDVRNNKLSGIIPSTIFNMSSLQEIRLSNNSLSGEIPKGIGDLPQLITLNLQYNLLTGNILMLNNSSLQILDLGFNNLSGILPSNVCQGLPNLRLLYLYVNDFSGKMPNVWRYCKELVDLELSFNNFDKGPMPADIGNLTNLQSLYLTSTNLEGEIPVSLFNISSLIEINLDGNHLNGTLPGEMCLQLPQLEKFTLFGNRLEGTIPRSIGNCTLLQILTLQDNFFSGLIPMEIGNLNQLQFLQLGNNSLSGYVPSNVFNISRLENLHLELNSLSGMLPSNMGLGLPNLQQLHMYGNRFVGNIPNSISNASNLVIIDLSSNEFSGVIPNSFGNLRDLESLVIGGNNLTIDESLEFNFLTSLTIGLTSCRNLKHLEISENTLPLKLPKSIGNLSLEHLWANSCGIKGNIPLEIGNMSNLVRLSLSKNDLIGQIPSTIKELQKLQSLGLDYNGLEGSIIDELCEIRSLSELNLTSNKFFGVLPTCLGNMTSLRKFHIGSNRLSSSIPSSFWNLKDILEVNLSSNALIGNLPFEIKNLRALVLLDLSENQISNNIPTTISFLTTLETLSLANNKLEGLIPKSLGEMVSLSFLDLSHNHITGMIPKSLESLSYLKYMNVSYNRLQGEIPNGGPFKKFTSQSFMSNEALCGSTHFQVPPCDEKIRKKSMKKMILIICISSIIVVLGLVAIACIIVQMFKRKKVENPVERDLSTNLGVSKRISYNELVQATDGFSESNLLGKGGFGSVYQGMLSSGKMVAVKVLDLKLEVASRSFDAECKAMRNLRHRNLVEIITSCSNVNFKSLVMEFMSNGSLEKWLYSDNYFLDFLQRLNIMIDVASALEYLHHGSSIPVVHCDLKPSNVLLDKNMVAHVSDFGISRLLDEGHSKTHTGTLATLGYVAPEYGSKGVISVKGDVYSYGIMLMEIFTAKKPTNEMFAEELTLKTWISESMASSTMEVVDFNLVSQHDKEIHEFLAHVSSILALALRCCEDSPEARINMIDVSASLIKIKTLFIH